In Campylobacter sp. 2014D-0216, the following proteins share a genomic window:
- a CDS encoding GMC family oxidoreductase, with the protein MAEILKKVDVVTVGAGWTGGIVAAELTKAGLNVLSLERGAMQTTENFAMIHDEWRYAVNYGLMQDCSKDTVTFRQHIKDLALPYRKMGSFLLGNNVGGAGVHWNGWTFRFLPYDFEIKTKSFERYGNKLGSDYTLQDWGLTYKDMEPYYDKFEKICGICGEENPLAEKMGVFRSSPYPQTPLENTKMLKRFEKAAKDLKMHPFRLPAANSKGGYTNPDGQDLAPCQYCAYCERFGCEYGAKASPINTVIPKAMSTGKYTIRTHSNVIEILKKNGKATGVKFVDTRTMKEYIQPADIVVLTSYMFNNAKLLMVSGIGEQYDPNTGRGTLGRNYCYQINMGTTAFFDEQFNTFMGSGALGTTCDDFIGDNFDHSREKFLHGAMIYSVQSGNRPIKAYAIPKNTPSWGAEFKKALNYNFTRNIYIGGQGASLPHKNNYLSLDPTYKDAFGMPLVRLTYNFTDQDRALHKFITDKTAEVAKKMQGVKSILKDPYITNYSVVPYQTTHNTGGTTMGDDPQTSVVNTYLQHWDMDNLFVVGAGNFQHNSGYNPTDTVGALAYRCAEGILKYHQIGRQLV; encoded by the coding sequence ATGGCTGAAATATTAAAAAAAGTAGATGTAGTAACAGTAGGAGCAGGTTGGACAGGTGGTATAGTAGCAGCAGAGCTTACTAAAGCAGGCTTGAATGTGTTAAGTTTAGAACGTGGTGCAATGCAAACTACGGAAAATTTTGCAATGATCCATGATGAGTGGAGGTATGCTGTTAATTATGGCTTAATGCAAGATTGCTCAAAAGACACAGTGACTTTTCGCCAACATATAAAAGATCTTGCTTTGCCATATAGAAAAATGGGTTCTTTTTTACTTGGTAATAATGTTGGCGGTGCAGGAGTGCACTGGAATGGATGGACTTTTAGATTTTTGCCTTATGATTTTGAAATCAAAACAAAAAGTTTTGAAAGATACGGCAATAAATTAGGCAGTGATTATACTTTACAAGATTGGGGTTTAACTTATAAAGATATGGAGCCTTACTATGATAAATTTGAAAAAATTTGCGGTATTTGTGGAGAGGAAAATCCTCTAGCAGAGAAAATGGGTGTTTTTAGATCAAGTCCTTACCCTCAAACACCTTTAGAAAATACTAAAATGCTTAAGCGTTTTGAAAAAGCAGCAAAAGATCTTAAAATGCATCCATTTAGACTGCCTGCAGCCAACTCAAAAGGTGGTTATACTAACCCAGATGGTCAGGATCTAGCCCCATGTCAATACTGTGCTTATTGTGAGCGTTTTGGCTGTGAGTATGGTGCTAAAGCAAGTCCTATTAACACAGTTATACCAAAAGCCATGAGCACAGGAAAATACACCATAAGAACACATAGTAATGTTATAGAAATACTTAAAAAAAATGGAAAAGCAACCGGAGTTAAATTCGTAGATACAAGAACCATGAAAGAGTATATTCAGCCAGCAGATATTGTAGTGCTTACAAGTTATATGTTTAACAACGCTAAGCTTTTAATGGTAAGTGGTATAGGCGAACAATATGACCCCAATACAGGTAGAGGAACTTTAGGCAGAAATTATTGTTATCAAATCAACATGGGTACGACAGCGTTTTTTGATGAGCAATTTAACACTTTTATGGGTTCAGGTGCTTTGGGTACAACTTGTGATGATTTTATAGGAGATAATTTTGATCATTCAAGAGAGAAATTTTTACATGGTGCGATGATTTATAGTGTGCAGTCTGGAAATAGACCGATTAAAGCTTATGCAATTCCAAAGAATACGCCTTCTTGGGGTGCAGAATTTAAAAAAGCTTTAAATTATAATTTCACTAGAAATATTTACATTGGTGGGCAAGGTGCATCTTTACCACATAAAAATAACTACTTAAGTTTGGATCCAACCTATAAAGATGCTTTTGGTATGCCACTAGTAAGACTTACTTATAACTTTACAGATCAAGATCGTGCTTTGCATAAATTTATAACCGATAAAACAGCTGAAGTTGCTAAAAAAATGCAAGGTGTTAAATCTATACTAAAAGATCCTTATATTACTAATTATAGTGTTGTACCATATCAAACTACACACAATACAGGTGGTACTACCATGGGTGATGATCCTCAAACAAGCGTTGTTAATACCTATTTGCAGCATTGGGATATGGATAATCTTTTTGTTGTGGGTGCAGGAAATTTTCAGCATAATAGCGGATATAACCCTACTGATACAGTCGGGGCTTTGGCTTATCGTTGTGCTGAAGGTATTTTAAAATACCACCAAATAGGCAGACAATTAGTGTAA
- a CDS encoding lipocalin family protein, which produces MIELLDGIDLEKYMGTWLEMARKPAFFQKTCKSAKAEYELEYQGTTPIIKVKNICTKENGEISQANGKARVKSPRALAVKFSIFMNIFNKPNYEIVYIDTNYQVSIVGSPDKKYLWILSRKILEKEQINSLLEIAKQRGFDTSDVIFDKH; this is translated from the coding sequence ATGATAGAATTATTAGATGGTATTGATTTAGAAAAATACATGGGTACATGGCTAGAAATGGCTAGAAAGCCTGCTTTTTTTCAAAAAACTTGTAAAAGCGCTAAAGCAGAATACGAGCTAGAGTATCAAGGTACTACGCCTATAATAAAAGTTAAAAATATATGCACCAAAGAAAATGGTGAAATTTCACAAGCAAATGGCAAAGCAAGGGTAAAATCTCCAAGAGCTTTAGCGGTTAAGTTTAGTATATTTATGAATATCTTCAACAAGCCAAATTATGAGATTGTTTACATTGATACAAATTATCAAGTTTCTATCGTAGGTAGTCCTGATAAAAAATACCTTTGGATTTTATCAAGAAAAATTTTAGAAAAAGAGCAGATAAACTCTTTGCTTGAAATAGCCAAGCAAAGAGGTTTTGACACTAGTGATGTGATTTTTGATAAGCACTAA
- the rrpA gene encoding MarR family transcription factor RrpA translates to MKEKCNFTECGFNYTLSLISGKYKMSVLYCLFRYEVVRYNELKRYLGSISFKTLTHTLRELESDDLIIRKEYPQIPPKVEYRLSKKGQSLIPILQAMCSWGEVNQKEEK, encoded by the coding sequence ATGAAAGAAAAATGCAACTTTACAGAATGCGGATTTAATTATACTTTATCTTTGATTTCAGGAAAGTATAAAATGAGTGTTTTGTATTGTTTATTTCGTTATGAAGTAGTAAGATATAATGAGTTAAAAAGATATCTTGGGAGTATTTCTTTTAAGACCTTAACGCATACCCTAAGAGAGCTTGAAAGTGATGATTTGATCATTCGTAAAGAATACCCACAAATTCCACCAAAAGTAGAATACAGACTTTCTAAAAAAGGTCAAAGTTTGATCCCTATCTTACAAGCGATGTGTAGTTGGGGCGAAGTGAATCAAAAGGAAGAAAAATGA
- a CDS encoding NAD(P)-dependent alcohol dehydrogenase — MDSKIFLENGRVKSKGYAMLSKDSKFTPFEFTRHKVGKNDILIAIKYAGICHSDIHTARSEWGEATYPCVPGHEIAGEVIAVGENVSKFKVGDFAGVGCMVNSCGECEACKKSQEQFCENGKTIYTYNCKDVFHDNENTYGGYSNNIVVSEKFAINVPQNAPLEKVAPLLCAGITTYSPLKFSNIKEGSSVAIAGFGGLGMMAVKYAVKMGAKVSVFARNENKKTEALAMGVSNFYTSTDKSVVKERFDLIISTIPTPYDPLAYMDLLKFGGEMAIVGLPPHEVSPSINIVHFVHKAGKKVYGSLIGGIKETQEMLDFSLEHGIYPEIELIKPSEIDKAYENLTSGKAKFRYVIDMNEAL, encoded by the coding sequence ATGGATTCAAAAATCTTTTTAGAAAATGGTCGTGTTAAAAGTAAAGGCTATGCTATGCTTAGCAAAGATTCTAAATTCACGCCTTTTGAATTTACACGCCACAAAGTAGGTAAAAACGACATCTTAATCGCTATCAAATACGCAGGAATTTGCCATAGTGACATTCACACCGCAAGAAGCGAATGGGGCGAGGCAACCTACCCTTGTGTACCTGGACATGAAATAGCAGGAGAAGTCATCGCAGTAGGGGAAAATGTAAGTAAATTTAAAGTAGGCGATTTTGCTGGGGTTGGGTGTATGGTCAACTCATGCGGGGAGTGTGAAGCATGCAAAAAATCTCAAGAGCAATTTTGTGAAAATGGTAAAACCATCTACACTTATAACTGCAAAGATGTATTTCATGATAATGAAAACACCTATGGAGGCTACTCAAACAACATCGTAGTAAGTGAAAAATTTGCTATCAATGTGCCACAAAATGCACCACTTGAAAAAGTAGCGCCTTTGCTTTGTGCGGGTATTACTACCTACTCACCGCTTAAATTTTCAAATATCAAAGAAGGCTCAAGTGTAGCCATAGCAGGTTTTGGTGGACTTGGTATGATGGCAGTTAAATACGCTGTGAAAATGGGAGCAAAAGTAAGTGTTTTTGCAAGAAATGAAAACAAAAAAACAGAAGCTCTAGCTATGGGAGTGAGTAATTTTTATACTAGTACCGATAAAAGCGTAGTAAAAGAAAGATTTGACCTCATCATCTCTACCATACCAACTCCTTATGATCCACTAGCTTATATGGACTTGTTAAAATTTGGCGGTGAGATGGCTATTGTAGGACTACCTCCGCATGAAGTAAGCCCTAGTATCAACATTGTTCATTTTGTACACAAAGCAGGTAAAAAAGTATATGGTTCGTTGATTGGGGGCATTAAAGAAACTCAAGAAATGCTTGATTTTTCTTTGGAGCATGGAATTTACCCTGAGATTGAACTCATCAAACCAAGTGAGATTGACAAAGCTTATGAAAACCTCACTTCAGGAAAAGCTAAATTCCGTTATGTAATCGATATGAATGAAGCACTTTAG